Proteins encoded together in one Xenopus laevis strain J_2021 chromosome 6L, Xenopus_laevis_v10.1, whole genome shotgun sequence window:
- the LOC121394863 gene encoding piggyBac transposable element-derived protein 4-like, with translation MPRNRYQLLLRFLHFNNNATAVPPNEPGHDRLHKLRPLIDSLSQRFGEVYTPSKNICIDESLLLFKGRIKFRQYIPSKRARYGIKFYKLCESSSGYTSFFMIYEGKDSQLDPPGCPLDLTVSGKIVWELITLLLGRGYQLYVDNFYTSILLFRTLYCLDTLACGTVNRNRKGLPRDLITKKLSRGKIYALRNDELLAIQYRDTRNVFMLTTIHDASVIAEQRVGRPPKNKPLCCKEYSKNMGGVDRTDQVQHYYNATRKTRAWYKKVGIYLIQVALRNSYVVYKAAVPGPKLSYYKYQLQIIPALLFGGVEEVVPEMPASDNVARLLGKHFIDTLPPTPGKQFTQKACKVCRKRGIRRDTRYYCPKCPRNPGLCFKPCFEIYHTQLHY, from the coding sequence ATGCCCAGAAACCGGTATCAGCTACTGCTCCGGTTTCTTCATTTCAACAACAATGCCACTGCTGTACCCCCTAATGAGCCGGGACATGACAGGCTAcataaattgaggccccttattgATAGCCTGTCACAGCGCTTTGGAGAAGTGTACACCCCCtccaaaaatatttgtatagaTGAATCACTTCTCCTCTTCAAAGGGCGCATAAAATTCCGGCAGTACATCCCAAGCAAACGTGCCCGCTATGGGATCAAATTTTATAAGCTCTGCGAAAGCAGCTCGGGGTACACcagtttttttatgatttacGAGGGCAAGGACTCCCAATTAGACCCCCCTGGTTGTCCCCTTGACCTGACTGTCAGTGGCAAAATTGTATGGGAGCTCATCACTCTACTTCTGGGCCGAGGTTACCAGTTATATGTGGATAACTTTTATACAAGCATCCtcttattcagaaccctttattgCTTGGACACCCTAGCCTGTGGCACTGTAAATCGTAACCGAAAAGGTTTGCCCAGGGATCTGATAACCAAAAAATTGAGTCGTGGAAAAATTTATGCCCTGCGAAATGATGAGCTCCTTGCCATCCAATACCGTGACACAAGAAATGTATTCATGCTGACGACAATCCACGACGCGTCAGTAATTGCAGAACAGAGAGTTGGTAGGCCCCCGAAAAACAAACCTCTATGTTGCAAAGAATACAGTAAGAACATGGGTGGTGTTGATAGAACTGATCAAGTCCAACATTACTACAATGCCACCCGGAAAAcaagggcctggtacaaaaaagttgGTATTTATTTGATTCAAGTGGCCCTTCGAAATTCCTATGTTGTGTATAAAGCAGCAGtaccaggccccaaattgtcATATTATAAGTACCAGCTACAGATAATCCCTGCCCTGTTGTTTGGTGGTGTAGAGGAGGTAGTGCCCGAGATGCCTGCTAGTGACAATGTCGCCCGATTGCTTGGGAAGCACTTTATCGACACTCTTCCACCCACTCCTGGCAAGCAATTTACACAAAAAGCTTGCAaagtgtgccgcaaaaggggtatCAGGCGAGATACACGGTACTATTGCCCAAAGTGCCCTCGCAACCCTGGGTTatgtttcaaaccatgttttgaaatataccatACGCAGCTACACTATTGA